Within the Melitaea cinxia chromosome 12, ilMelCinx1.1, whole genome shotgun sequence genome, the region GCTACCGCTTTATCttctttatgtaaaatattatacccTAAAGGGTCCCTTTTACTATGGGCGCTCAAAGTAGCGTATCCTAGTATGGTTATGTGTTAAATTTGGTGTGATATAAGTGTCTATTATGTGTTATTAATTGTACGAGCTTTttgatttgtataaaatatgaaatcttTTTGGCTCCCTTAACAAATTATGGATCGGATTACTCATTAGATACATATTATCATACAATTTCAGTCAGggttagttaaatattttaaagtcacaCATGTTGTGTTTTTatgtatgaaatattatttttaataaaatgttattttttatctgcTCCGAAGATATTGTAAGCGGATCTTCgtttaaaaacacaattattattttatatattgttataagtGTTAACCTTTTTGCATTTAACTCGAATAAAATATCTCTCTCTATCTCTATTAACtaagatttatattttctatttagaaatattatgcTTACATCTGcaatttatacttaaattatttatcacttACAGCAGCCTTAAGTTATGAAGCATTTGGCATGAGCAACAGACAAAAGCGACAAAATGAAGAAGAAGGTGATTTAGAAGATAGATTTGGATGGAATTGGTTAAACTCTGGGCGGTTTCCTCCTTGGAGACCTGGCCCCCAATTACCAAACCCAGGATCGCGTCCCGAGCCAGTACCCCGTCCCGATCCAGTACCGCGTCCCGTGCCCGATCAGAGTACAACATCATCCACATCAACAGCTAATCCCAACGTAGATGGGTTGGTTATCAAAAcatgttatgatttttttaaaatgtagtcAATGGATGAGAATCGAAAAAACATCATTTAAGTAAGGTTAAAAAACGGTTTTCGCACAAGACCATCAAGATAGTGGCGCCTCGCCCGTTTGATTTCTCTCTCAGTTCTATAAATTTCCCTAATTCTAAGTCGAAAATTCGTCCTTTATCATTAACTCGagtgtttataatttaatacgtattttttatatcagaaaCCAAGCCAACATAGACCAGTGCCGCAGAACCTGTCCTGTGACGTCAGAGTACAACCCAGTTTGCGGCACAAACGGCGTAACTTATAATAACCCAAGCAGATTGTTCTGTGATCAGTCTTGTGGAGTCAGTAAgtagtcattattttataaacaacttATATAGTTAGGCTACAATCTTCTGACTATGGTCTTGCTTTCCGTATTTGATTCACAGTTACGTGACAAGTGTCtagtcaaaataatataattgtgtttgctcgcaaacgaaaaaaaaccgacttcaattacatcgacgagtaatacaacgtagatcgacgaaaaaatactcaagtaactgcgcgttatcaaagattactcaaaaagtcgttatcagatctcaatgaaatttatatgtgaccacatgacaaacatcagctttcgtttaaattaaaaattattaaaatcggtatacccagtaaaaagttattgcggattttcgagagtttccctcgatttctctaagatcccttcatcagatcctggtttccttatcatggtactaaactagggatatcccctttccaacaaaaaaagaattatcaaaatcggtacacccagtaaaaagttattgcggattttcaagagtttccctcgatttctctaggatcccatcatcagatcctggtttccatatcatggtactaaactaagtatatcccctttctaacaaaaaaagaattattcaaatcggtatatccagtagaaagttatgcggtataatacaacgcaggtcgacgaaaaaagcgtcaagtaaaaacgcattattagatatagttcgaaaagtagttgttagatctcaaataaatttaaatgggaccaattggcacacaccacctttcgattaaaagaaaatttgtcgaaatcgctccacccagtcaaaagttctgatgtaacatacataaaaaaaaaaaaaaaaaatacagtcgaattgagaacctcctccttttttggaagtcggttaataaagaacGTTTCGCGACAGCAATTTCAAATATGGTAAAACTGGCAAACTGGTTTGTGTTAAtcctttttctgtttgtctTATATATTTACCTTGTGAGTCTTGTCATGACCTTCCAATTTTAAGTCAGTCTGATGAACGAACGTTTTTgaagaatatacatatattatttcatcATGTTGTAATAACCACgatgttactattattattttttaaatatgaatataattaaaatatgcagtattttgttgttatcataatacaagaaacttaattttttctactatattaatttaaaattatatttgatatttaatgttagcatattttacagataaattactaatttatatgtaggtatattttttggttataaaaagtcaaaactaaattttgtataaagaaTCTTCTTTTTTGGTATATAATCTTAAGTTAAGTCAAGAAAACAAAATCTCGTCAAACGAACTACTATGATTTTATTGAGTTCACGCAATATGGCCGTGAGATTAATTagctaaattaatattaacaattgtTTTTCCGTTGTGTAAATCTACCACTTACGTATACAAGGAAAATCATATAAAGAATCTCACCGACATTTATAGACATAAATTATCACACTTAACCAATAACATAACCAACTCTTATATTTGACcgttaaaatcataaatttacTATCTTCTATAAtggctataaaatataaaacaatattttaatgtttaaaaaaaatattaaaatcgtaggtttttaactttattacttAATGTTATTGTTTTACCGATCGATTTTCTTAGTTCCTTGGCAAATCAAAATGAAtacattcaattattatttttataaatattctaaacATCATGTGGTCGTTTTTCAGGTGTAACTCTACTGAGGTCGTCGAGGTGTCCTACTGCAACAGTTGCGCCTACCGCGTAATCTATTATATTGTGATAATTAAATTCTTTGTTTTTAAGGAACAAAAATAAACCTTATAAAAGTGTTCTAATTAACTTGTATAATAAAGTAGTgctaaaaattaatgttaaacattttttttaaaataataatgcaacCGATTCAATGTACTCTTTTACTAGAGGCTTAAGTAGATATACCTATGAGGCTTACGTCGATATTTGAGAATATATGATTAGATACCACTGGCAGTTAGGCAATACGATAACAATATGCTTACTTGCTTAGGACTCAGGAGTATTAATAAACAGAAGCATTATGTCAGAGGAAGCTCCCAGAtaaattaaaagcaataaaGCAATAGGTATTCATTATAATCATTTGCCGGTTGTAATTTCGTATCTATGTTCTTGCAACTGATAAGTTAAGATATTAgcgtttcattttttattacactgCTGTGACTATagtgcgctttagaccacacgactgaataagtaaaacttctttagctccatcttacttatatctccctcgCAACATACATTCGCctagcccgatcacacttttcgtaacgctctcgtcatgcattcaccagcttactccctaagtcaagtaaagaggttttacttcaaaaacaatccGCTGTCAACTACTTCTAAAAGAAACATACTACGCAACGTTCCTTAATTGATAACAAATAACTTGTTTACGGGgcaattaaaatctatttttaatacgaGTTTCTATTGATaacaagatattattataaattattgtaagaaTGGCCATGTGCAGTTTCTACGTGTAAAGTACGCTGCAGTAACAATCCGGATATGTAAAACTTGCTGGCCAAAGGTTTTTGCTCTTATAATTGGAAAGGACAAAAAAGAGCATAATTAGACTCTTTGTTTTACTGCAAATTAATTAACAtgtcttttgttttttataatttcttatgGCTTTTTTGGcgcagaaaaaaaatatataaatgaaatgcaGCTAGACAGTGCCTTTCTCCCTTTTGAAtatgtgatattttaaatatgctTAACATACGCACATACTGTTGACTGTTCCTAAAGGCAATTAAAGCCTGCTTGCTCTACATGCAATAGCCGatgatatattatacatacatatctgTGGAAAACATAGAACTAAACGCAGTGCATTTTAACCTAGGCTACGTTTTTTGTTAAGATTCTTTTTAGAGATCTAACTAAACAAAAACGAATTTTTCGACCGTTGACCTTAAATAGCTTTTTAACACACATGGAATCTATTGCTACTtggtactttttaaccgacttccaaataagcaggaggttctcaattcatctgattaatttttttgtgtatgttacctcagaactttttactgggtggaccgatttcgatgattctttttttaatcgaaaggaggtgcgtgtcatgtggtcccgttattataaatataaacatacacacatgtTTTACTGCACTTAgtaacagtttaaaaaatacaaacaatatatcGAATTTTCTATTAACGATCCGGTTAATGGTGACAATGAAGTCACTGAAGTTAtgaaagttttatgtttttatgcGAGATTTTAAATTCGTGACTGACTAATTCTGACACTGTTTAGAAATgagctatattatatatatatatatatattgttagtgTTCTGGCGAACGTTAAATTAATACTAAGTGGACTGTATATATATCTCTGGTTTATTAGCCGTTTCGGGAACCGTGCGCCCGTGGTGTTGCGTTAGTCcgcaacaatatatatatatatatatatatatatatatatatgttgcagtcaaaactcttaaccagtcaaaagcactattgactagcaaaatcagtcagaagtacttttgaccgtttgctttagtcaataatacttttgactaaaataacagttaaaagtacttttgcccaatggagctggttaaaagtacttttgactaaatgattccgtcaaaagtgcttttgactggttgtatcagtcaaaacccttaaaaagttaaggtggtcgataaaaataacgacaaacgcacatataaacttttatattactcattattagtggagaatgtgctgatattagaacaaaaatgagtgactacgaaaagaaagaaggcttttcgcaaagaattttagcgatggaagatatgaaagatagtcatttcaatgtgatgacaaaagtaaaatttgaaaagtttgcaatggatgtggaagacgcgaaatttaatgaaaaggaaacaccattacagtacagcaggctacaacgctttaacacacaCCGAAgtttgtgatataaaaaaattagttacaaacacagaacctgtcaaatatttttggcggctgaggaaatctacgacattattgatgctgctcatatttctatagggcatggtggtcgcgatagacttaagaatgaaacggcaaaaaagtacgctaatgttacaaaagaaataattaatatatatttatcaatgtgcaaagtatgccaaaggaagaaaagcaagaaaaggatgggtcaggtttagaaaccgatccttcacactgaaatgaacagccgctgccaagtcgatctgattgacatgcagtcgcaagaagatcgcgggcataaatttattatggtttatcaagatcatttaactaaatttattcacatctaacgagttaatagtgcttttgactgacgcttttttgctgttaaaactacttttgacggagagcgtcagtcaaaagtatttttaaccgcgaatttgcagtcaaaagtactaataaccaataattttcagtcaaaccacttttgaccaacttgtccagtcaaaagtacttttgactgatttcgctagtcaatagtacttttgactggttaagagttctgactgcaacatatatatatataatttttttaatgtatgttcggggataacttggtcgtttatgaaccaattttgataattcttgttttgttggaaGGAAGATATACCAAGTATGGTaccaggatccgatgatggaatcccatagaaatcgagggaaaccctagaaaatcgtagtgacgactagtgcgtttgttaattttttttttgtctacctacgttgtattacttgtcgatgtaatcgaagttggttttttttttatttgctagcAAACCCAATTGTAGTtactaaaatgttaataataggCGGAGTAAAGTAGATTTCATTatgactt harbors:
- the LOC123658210 gene encoding uncharacterized protein LOC123658210, giving the protein MEKFFLILIIAALSYEAFGMSNRQKRQNEEEGDLEDRFGWNWLNSGRFPPWRPGPQLPNPGSRPEPVPRPDPVPRPVPDQSTTSSTSTANPNVDGNQANIDQCRRTCPVTSEYNPVCGTNGVTYNNPSRLFCDQSCGVSVTLLRSSRCPTATVAPTA